A region of the bacterium genome:
ATAAAATTCTGGCTAATTATAAAAAAACCGACGATGCTCAGAAAGAAATTGATCCGGAAAAATTAAAAAATAACATTTATGATGTTTTGATTACGGAAAAAGTTCTGGTTTTCCTGGAAAATATCGTTCTTAAAAAATAAACATTATATAAAAATATGAATAATATGCCAAAAATGGAACTGGTGCCGATGGTAATCGATAAAACCTCTCAAGGGGAGCGGGCGTATGATATTTATTCCCGCCTCCTCAAAGACCGGATAATCTTCCTGGGATTTCCGATCGATGATAGCGTTGCCAATACCGTTATCGCTCAATTATTGTTTTTGGATAGCCAGGGAGACGGAGATATAAACTTATATATCAATAGTCCCGGAGGCAGCGTCAGCGCGGCTTTGGCTATTTACGACACGATACAATATTTGAAATCAAACGTTTCCACTATTTGTATCGGTATTGCCGCCAGTGCCGCGGCGATATTGCTCGCGAGCGGCGCAAAAGGCAAGAGATTTGTTTTGCCAAACTCAGAAGTTCTGATCCACCAGGTAATGGGAGGGGCAAGCGGCCAGGCGGTTGATATCGCTATCGCTTCGCGCCATATTCTTCAGATCAAAGACAGGATAAATAAAATTTTATCAAAACATACCGGACAAAAAATTGAAAAGATCGAGAAAGATACCGATCGAGATTTTTTTATGAACGCGGAAGAGGCGAAGGCGTATGGGATTGTGGATAAGATCATTGTTTCGAAAAAGAAAAAATAAGAAAATTACAATTATGGAATCTAATAGTTATTTAAAAATCGGCTGTTTTGTAAGCCGATTTTTAAATTTATTTTTTTATTTTATTTTTATCCATTTTCTACGCTATTATTTTCTTCCAAAAGCGGCAATAAGCTTCGTCCTGTCATTTCTTCCGGTTTTTTGACCTCCATCAGTTCAAGAATAGTCGGCGCGATATCCGCGAGCAAACCCTTGACCGCGCCTTGTTCATTGATAATCTCAGTTTGGTCTTTGTTTTTTTTATTTTTAGACGTCACCAGCCATAATGGAACAGGGTTTGAAGTATGTTCGGTCAGCACTTCTCCCGTAAGCGGATTGATTTTTTCCTCGGCATTTCCGTGATCAGCCGTAATCAGAAGGGCGCCATTATAAGTCAGGACGGCATCAATAATTTTTGCCAAATTTTTATCCACGGCTTCAACCGCTTTGATCGTTGCGTTCAAATCTCCGGTATGCCCGACCATATCGGCGTTGGCAAAATTACCGACTATGAAGTCGTAAACTCCGCGGGAAATTTCCGTTACAATTTTATTGGAGATTTCCACCACAGACATTTCCGGACGGTTGGCAAAATTAGATATTGAAAGCGACGGAATCAGCGTTCGAGTTTCTCCCGGATACGCAACTTCATTGCCTCCGTTGAAAAAATATGTAACATGGGCGTATTTTTCCGTTTCCGCGATATGAAGCTGCTTGAGCCCTTGTTCGCTGATCACGCGCGCCAGCGGCCAAACAATGCGTTCAGGCAAAAAAGCGACTTCGGAAGCGATATTTTTCTCGTATTCGGTCATTGTAACAAAATAAAGATTTGAGATCGTTTTGCTTTTTTTAAATCCATTAAAATCCGATGCCGTAAAAGCCTTTGTTAGCTGACGGGCTCGATCTTCGCGAAAATTAAAAAATATAACCACGTCAT
Encoded here:
- a CDS encoding ATP-dependent Clp protease proteolytic subunit, with product MPKMELVPMVIDKTSQGERAYDIYSRLLKDRIIFLGFPIDDSVANTVIAQLLFLDSQGDGDINLYINSPGGSVSAALAIYDTIQYLKSNVSTICIGIAASAAAILLASGAKGKRFVLPNSEVLIHQVMGGASGQAVDIAIASRHILQIKDRINKILSKHTGQKIEKIEKDTDRDFFMNAEEAKAYGIVDKIIVSKKKK
- the gpmI gene encoding 2,3-bisphosphoglycerate-independent phosphoglycerate mutase, with protein sequence MYKPVVLLILDGWGINFNSQGNAIAQANTPTVNSLWRHYPALALQASSIAVGLPWGEMGNSEVGHTILGAGRIVYQNLPRITLSIQNGSFFTNPAFLNAINRARNHKSSIHLFGLASNGGVHSHIEHLGALIELMKKENFPDVFLHLFTDGRDTMPNSGIKFISEIEQILADMNIGKIASIAGRYYAMDRNNNWDRTLKTYECIIGNGENSASSASDVLTNSYAKGVTDEFISPTFIENKNADGEKIGMVKDNDVVIFFNFREDRARQLTKAFTASDFNGFKKSKTISNLYFVTMTEYEKNIASEVAFLPERIVWPLARVISEQGLKQLHIAETEKYAHVTYFFNGGNEVAYPGETRTLIPSLSISNFANRPEMSVVEISNKIVTEISRGVYDFIVGNFANADMVGHTGDLNATIKAVEAVDKNLAKIIDAVLTYNGALLITADHGNAEEKINPLTGEVLTEHTSNPVPLWLVTSKNKKNKDQTEIINEQGAVKGLLADIAPTILELMEVKKPEEMTGRSLLPLLEENNSVENG